Proteins from a genomic interval of Watersipora subatra chromosome 10, tzWatSuba1.1, whole genome shotgun sequence:
- the LOC137406190 gene encoding uncharacterized protein yields MSESKAWSHEHRTDVGSVRRMFRFGSWHMSHATRSPKPLHFLSDINTMDVIDEDIDIIFAFTCLLVCTYLFLRQRDRHQTEREHWVHPMNATRDEDSVRLRIDRLRNYPDRFHSYFRMRPNAFNHILQTINHRIRKNDTNMRKAIDPRTRLYVTLHYLATGTSYNVIATHYALGRSTVSGIIQDTCQAIVDIMGPIYLKPPTSHVEWRNIADKFYESWDFPNCVGAIDGKHILIRSPDESGSTYYNYKKTFSINLIAVADATYKFLIVDIGQQGSASDGGVWDHSNFGSAWSENRVNTPPPNNLPEVNQETAYVMVRMKPFLSRQT; encoded by the exons ATGAGTGAGtctaaggcgtggtcacacgagcaccgaaccgacgtaggatcggttcggaggaTGTTtcggttcggttcgtggcacatgtcacacgccACCCGAAGTCCGAAGCCACTTCATTTCCTGTCTGATATTAATACAATGGATGTCATCGATGAAGATATAGATattatttttgcatttacttgttTGCTAGTTTGCACCTACCTTTTTCTCAGACAAAGAGATAGGCATCAGACAGAGAGAGAACATTGGGTACATCCTATGAACGCGACTAGGGATGAAGACAGTGTCAGGTTGAGGATTGACAGGTTACGCAACTATCCTGATAGATTTCACTCTTACTTCAGAATGAGACCTAATGCTTTCAATCACATTCTTCAGACAATTAATCATCGTATTCGAAAAAATGATACGAACATGAGGAAAGCGATTGATCCAAGAACAAGGTTGTACGTGACCCTTCATTACCTTGCCACAGGCACAAGTTACAACGTGATAGCCACCCACTATGCACTGGGCAGATCAACAGTCAGCGGAATTATTCAGGACACTTGTCAAGCTATTGTAGATATAATGGGTCCTATTTACCTCAAACCACCTACCTCTCACGTtgaatggcgcaatatcgcagACAA GTTTTATGAATCATGGGATTTTCCCAACTGTGTGGGTGCTATCGATGGAAAGCACATCCTAATAAGATCACCTGATGAAAGTGGGTCTACATATTACAATTACAAAAAGACCTTTTCAATAAACCTGATAGCAGTAGCTGATGCTACATACAAGTTCCTGATTGTGGACATTGGACAACAGGGATCCGCTAGTGATGGAG GTGTCTGGGATCATTCAAATTTTGGTAGCGCCTGGAGTGAGAATAGAGTCAATACCCCTCCTCCAAACAACTTACCTGAAGTCAACCAAGAAACTGCTTATGTGATGGTAAGGATGAAGCCTTTCCTCTCCAGGCAAACCTGA